The Enhydrobacter sp. sequence GCTGGCGGGCACCATCGACTGCTTTGCCGACCAGCTTACCAGCTCGATGCCGCATATCCGGTTGGGCAAGTTCAAGCCGCTGATGGCGCTGGGCCTGAAGCGCATTCCCGAGCTGCCGGACGTACCGACGCTCAAGGAGGTCGGCTGCAAGCCGTTCGACGGCGGGACGACCGCGGGCGTGTTCGTGCGCGCCGAAACGCCGAAGGAGATCGTCGGACGTCTGAACGAGGGCGTGATCGCCGGCCTCGCCGACGGCAATGTGCAGAAGCGGTTGCACGAGCTGGGCGCGACGGTCCGTCCCTCGACGCCCGCCGAGTTCACCGCTCAGCTCGGAGCGGACGAGGCCAACGTCTCTGAGCTCCTGAAGATGGGCGTCCTGAAGCCGACGTAGCGCTCCGCGTCAGGCGATCTCCTTCATCACCGACCAGAGGTCGGCCTTGCGCTCGAAGCCGATGCCGGGCGCATCGGGCAGGCCGACGCGGCCGTCGACCACCGGGCAGTCGTCGGCGAAGCCGCCGAATGGCGCGAACACCTGGGGATAGGATTCGTTGCCGCCGCATTGCAGGCCGACCGCGATGTTGAGGGCGAACTGGTGGCCGCCGTGCGGGACGCAGCGTCTCGGCGACCAGCCGTTGGCCTTCAGCATGTCGAGCGTCCGCAGATATTCGACCAGGCCATAGGACAGGGCGGGATCGAACTGCAGGATGTCGCGATCGGGCCGCAGCCCGCCATGGCGGATGAGGTTGCGGGCGTCCTGCATCGAGAACAGGTTCTCGCCGGTCGCCAGCGGCGGCGCATATTGCGTGGCGAGCGCCGCATGGGCGAGATAGTCGAGCGGATCGAGTGGCTCCTCGTACCAGCGCAGCCCCAGCGATTCGATCGCGCGGCCGAACTCGATGGCGGTCGGCAGGTCGAACTTGCCGTTGACGTCGACGGCCAGCCGGTCGCCCGAGCCGACGATGTTCAGGACCGCACCGATACGCTTCAGATCCTCGGCAAGCGGCGCGCCGCCCACCTTCATCTTCACGCACGAATAGCCGAGGTTGAGGTAGTGCTTCATCTCGTCCTTCAGGCCTTCGAGGTCCTTGCCGGGATAGTAGTAGCCACCAGCCGCGTAGACCCACGCCTTGTCGTCGTGCCTGCCCCCGTTGTAGCGCTCGGCGAGCAGCTTCCAGAGCGGCACGCGCATGGCCTTGGCGACGGCGTCCCACAGCGCCATGTCGACCACGCCCACGGCCACCGAGCGCTCGCCATGGCCGCCCGGCTTTTCGTTGGCCATCATGGCCGCCCAGCACCTCGCCGGGTCGAGCAGGCCCTTGTCGTCGAGCAGGGAGTCGGGCTTGGCGTCCAGCAGGCGCTTGACGAAACGTTCGTTGAGCAGGCCGTGCTGGGCATAGCGGCCGTTGGAGTTGAAGCCGTAGCCCACCACGCGCTTGCCCTCGACCTTGAGATCGGTGACCACCGCGACCACCGAGGCGGTCATCTGGCTGAAGTCGATATAGGCGTTGGCGATGCTGGACCGGATCGGCGAGACGATGTCGCGAATGGCGACGATGCGCATGGGTCAACCCGCAATGAATGAACTATCCGCCTTTTCTACAGGTCCCGGCGCCGGTTCGCCAGCGATGGCCGGCCGGCGAGCCTGTGAGTCACGCCACGAAGACGGCCCGGCGACTGTGGCGGAATAGAAGCCACCAGGCGATGGCGCCGTTCAGCGCGTTCCAGGCGATGCCGTTGATGAAGGCCGCGCGATAGGAGCCGGTGAGGTCGAACAGGGCGCCGCCCATCCAGCCCCCCAGCGCCATGCCGACGATCGTCGCCGAGACCGCGAGGCCGATGCGCGCGCCGGCCTCGCGTGGCGGGAAATATTCACGGACGATGATGGCGTAGCTCGGCACGATGCCGCCCTGGAACAGGCCGAACAGCGCCGACACGACATAGAGCGACACCAGTGAATCGGCGATCAGGTAGAGGAGCAGCGCCACCGCCTGCAGCGTCGAGCCGAGCAGCAGCGTCTTGATGCCGCCGACGCGATCGGCGATCCAGCCCGAGCCGATGCGGCTCACGATGCCGAAACCCAGCATCAGCGAGAGCATGATCGCACCCTGGGCCACGCCGTAGCCGAGATCGGCGCAGTAGGCGACGATATGGACCTGCGGCATCGACATCGCCACGCAGCAGCCGACGCCGGCGAGCGCCAGCCAGGCCTGCAGGGCGGCCGGCGAGAGGCCGAGCGCCCGCGCGGAGTGAAGGTGGGCGGTCGCGGCCGTCGATTCGGTTTCATGCTGCGCAAGCCGGCGACGCAGCGCGAGGCCGAGCGGCAGCATGGCAACCAGGCAGATGATGGCCACCGTGAGGTAAGCGGAACGCCAGCCGTGATCGCTCACGAGGTGTTCCACGATCGGCGGCCAGATGGCGCCGGCGAAATAGTTGCCCGAGGAGCAGATCGCGACCGCGAGGCCGCGCCGCTTCGTGAACCAGTGCGAGAGATCGGCGACCAGGGGGCTGAAGGTGGCGGCCGAGCCGAGCCCGATCAGGACCTGCGCCGCCGCGAACATCATCACGGTGGGTGCATAGGCCGCGGCCACGAAGCCTGCCGCCAGCAGCAGCGTGCTCACGACGATCGTCACGAGCGCGCCGCGCGTGTCGATCAGGCGGCCCAGCGCGATGCTGCCGATGCCGAAGCCCAGCATGGCGGCGGTGTAGGAGAACGATACGTCGGCGCGGGTGACGCCGAAGTCCGTCTGGATGGCAGGCAGCGCCACCACGACGGCCCACATGCCCACGCCGCCCACGGTGCTGATGGTGACGCTGGCGGCAAGGCGCCACCAGGCATAACGCGAATCGGCTTCACTCATATCCTTGCCTTCGATCGGCGGTCAGCCGCCGGCGACACCCTGGGTGTTGACGTACAGGGCGTAAAGAGAATGGCTCGCAGCCATGAACAGCCGGTTGCGATAACGTCCGCCGAAGCAGACGTTGGCGCAGCGCTCCGGCAGGTCGATATGACCGATCGGCCTGCCCTCGGGGTTGAAGACGCGCACGCCGTCGAGCTCGGCGCTGCCCATGCCCCAGCCGCACCACAGATTGCCGTCGACATCGACGCGGAAGCCGTCCGGCGAGCCACCGGGACCGGCGTCGATCAGGACCTTGCCCTTGCCCAGCCTGGCGCCGTCGTCGAGCAGGTCGTAGGCGAGGATCTGCCGATGCGGCTCGGCGCGCGAGGCGACGACGTAGAGCTTCTTCTCGTCGGGCGAGAAGGCAAGACCGTTCGGCCCCGGCACGTCGTCCACCATCACGGCGAGCTTGCCGGTTTGTGTGTCGAGCCGGTAGACGGCGGGCTTGTTCTCGCTCTCGTCCCTGTGGCCCTCGTAGTAGCCCAGGATGCCGAACACCGGATCGGTGAACCAGATCGAATGATCGGATTTCACCACGACGTCGTTCGGCGAGTTGAGCTTCCTGCCGTTGTAGGAATCGGCCAGCACGGTGATCGAGCCGTCGTACTCGGTGCGCACCACGCGCCGCGTGTCGTGCTCACAGCCGACCAGCCGGCCCTGGCGGTCGCGCGTGTGGCCGTTGGCGTTGTTGGAGGGCTTGCGAAAGATCGAGACCGCGCCGGTCTCCTCGTCCCAGCGCAGGATCCTGTTGTTGGGAATGTCGCTCCACAGGAGGTATCTGCCGTCGCCGAAATAGACCGGCCCCTCCGACCAGCGGCAGCCGGTGTAGAGCCGTTCGACCGAAGCGAGCGGCAGGCGATACCGGTTGAAGGCGGGATCCAGCACACGGACCGCCGGGTCGGGATAGCGCTCGTTCGGCTGCCACATCGTTTCCTCGCCCTCGTTCTTTCTGCGGCGGCACTCTAGCCAGCGATCCTGCGAAAGACATCGACGAAACGTTCGACATCCTCCTCGTCGTTGTAGACGTGCGGGCTGAGGCGCAGGCGGCCGAGTCGCGGCGCGGCATGGACGTTCTCGGCGGCGAGCTTCTTCGGCAAGTCCGTCGGCATCCCCTTGGGGAAGGCGACGCTCAGAATGTGCGGTGCGCGAAGCTTCGTCTCGGGCAGGCGGACATCGAGATTGCCGAGGCCGTCGGCGAGCTTCGCCGTCAACATCGAGAGCCGCCCGACGATCGCCTCGTTGCCCCAGCCCGCCATCATCTCCATGCCGATCGCCGCCATCTCGAGCGAAATGAAATGGTCGCGCTCGCCCATGTCGTAGCGTCGCGCATCTTCGCGATAGGAGAGATCGCGGAAGTACACGGTGTCCTCGGCCGAGACGGCCTTGCGCGCCGCCGCGGTCTGTTCGAGCGGCACGCCGGCCTGGCGCCGCCGGGCGACGTACATGAAGGCGCGGCCGTAGGGGCCGAGCACCCACTTGTAGGTCGGGAAGATCAGGAAATCGGGATCGAGTGTCCCCACGTCGATGCGCCGCACACCGACATCGTGCGTCGCATCGACCAGGAAGGCGGCGCCCTGTCGCTTCAATGCCGCGGCGATCCGCATCGCATCGAGCGCGCCGCCATCGGACCAGTGGACCGACGAGATCGAGGCCAGGGCGAGCGGGGCCGCGCCTTTGCGCTCGATCGCTTCCAGCACGGCCGATGTCCAATCGCCATCAGCCGGCTGTTTCACCGTCTCGACCGTGAAGCCGCCGGCGCCGGCCCTATTGACCCATTCGAGCACCGGCGAGCTGTGATCGTTCTCGAGCACGAGAACGCGACGACCCCGTTCGACCGTCAGCACCTTGCCCGCCGTCGAGACGCCATAGCCGACCGAGGGGATGAGCGCGACGTCGCTCGGGTCGGCGCCGATCAGCGTGGCGGCGGCCTTGCGGGCGCGCTCGTGCTGGCCGGCGGCGAAATCGCCCGGAAGCGTCCATGGCTGCCCTTTGCGTCCGATGGCGGCCCGCCCGGCCTCCTGCACGGCGCGCGGCAGGGGGCTCCAGGACGCGGCATTGAAGAAGCAGACATCGCGCGGCATGTCGAACAGGGCGCGCTGACAGGGCAACATCGGGATCGGCTCCATCGCTCGAGGGCGGGGAGCCTAGCACGCCGGCGGCTTAGTTTTTTGCAGCGTGCCATGAGGACCTCTCGTCTGTGATTACCCGCCGCGTCATTGAGGCGGCGATGGGTGCGGGCCATCTTCGACCGGACCGCACAGTTGCGGCCGAAGGAGGGAGAGATGAGCTTCCAGTCCCGTCGTCCCTTGTCCGATCGGGCCTTGTCCGATCAGGACCTGTTGTCGAGCAGTGCTGCAAGGTCGCCGCTGCGGCGGCGCTTCTTCTTCACGATGGCGGTATGGCGCGAGCGCGTGCAGGCGCGGCGCTGTCTGGCCAGCATGGACGCCCGCAGCCTGCGTGAGATTGGCATCTCGCCGATTGCCGCTGCCTACGAGTGCGGCAAGCCCTTCTGGCAAAAAATCGGTCCGCTACGCTGATTTTCTGGCTGCTTCTCACTGTCGTCATAATTATCGTCCAGGAACCCTAGGCTCCCCGGCACGTTAATTGCCCGCGCAGGCGCGGGAGTCCGGGGGCGCCGCCGGCGGCGTATTCCACTTGAATACCCGCCGCGCTATGGGTTGCAACACAGCAGCGGCAAGGACCTCCTGGATGACACCTCCGGACCTCGACCGGAAATCGGCGCTTTTTCTCGACCTCGACGGCACCCTCCTCGAAATTGCTGCGACTCCGGAGCAGGTCGTCGTGCCGGCAGGCTTGCCTGCGCTTCTCGCTCATCTCCATCACCAGCTCGGCGGGGCGCTTGCCATTGTGACCGGCCGGCCGCTGCCGCAGATCGACGACCTTCTTCGGCCGTTCTCGCCCAGCGCCGCCGGCGAGCATGGCGTTTCGCTGCGCTATGCCGACGGCACGCGCGAAGAGTTGCCGGCGGGCCTCGCCGTGCCGGCCGCATGGCGCGAGGCGCTCGAGGCGGCGGCCGAACGCTGGCCCGGCGTGCTGGTCGAGCCCAAGCCGCACGGTCTTGCCGTGCACTACCGGCTGGCGCCCGAGTACGGCAACGAGGTCTGGCGGCTGGTGCGCGAGCTGGTGCCACCCGAGCATCCCTGGTTCCACCTCGTGCCGGCGCGCGAGGCCGTCGAGATCGGCCTGCGGGCCGCGTCCAAGGGCAACGCCGTCGAGCGCCTGATGGCCCATGCGCCGTTCCACGGCCGCAGGCCGATCTTCATCGGTGACGATTTCACCGACGAAGCCGGCATGAGCAAGGCCCGCGAGCTGGGTGGCCTCGGCCTGCGTGTCGCCGAGGTGTTCGGCGGCGATCCGGCCAATGTGCGGGCCTGGCTGATGCAAGGGGCGCGGCAGCTCGACGGCCATGCAGCCCCGGCCGCCGCGGGGGCGATGCCGTGAGAGGGCTCGATCTCGGTGTGGTCGGCAATTGCGCGATCGCGAGCCTGATCGATCGCAACGGCCGTCATGTCTGGCATGGCGTAGGACGCCTCGACGGCGATCCGGTCTTCAATGCGCTGCTGGGCGGCAACGATCCGCAGAGCGGCTACATGGACGCCGTGGTCGCCGGCGCCAAGGAGCCGGGGCATCAGCGCTACCTGCCGAACACGGCCATCCTCGAAACGACGATCGACGGCGCGGGCGGCACCGTGCGCATCGTCGACTTCGCCCCGCGCTTTCGCCGCTTCGGCCGCATGTTCCGCCCGCCCATGCTGGTGCGGCGCCTGGAGCCGGTCGCCGGCCGGCCGCGCATCACGATCCGGTTGCGGCCGACCTTCTCCTATGGTGCATACAAACCGCAGACCACAAGCGGCAGCAATCACATCCGCTTCGTGGGCGACGCGGCCGTCCTGCGGCTCACCACCGACGGTTCGATCACCTACATCCTGCACGAGACCGAATTCGCACTCGACCGGCCGCTGACCCTGATCGTGGGGGCCGACGAGAGCATCACCGAGGGGCCCGACTGGCTGGCGCGCACCTTCCTCGCCGAGACCGAGGCCTACTGGCACACCTGGGTGCGCGACCTCAACATTCCGTTCGACTGGCAGATGGCGGTGATCCGCGCCGCGATCACGCTCAAGCTTTGCAGCTTCGAGGATACGGGCGCGGTCCTGGCGGCGCTCACGACTTCCGTGCCCGAGGCGGCGGATACGCCGCGCACATGGGACTACCGATTCTCCTGGCTGCGCGATTCCTTCTTCACGGTGACGGCGCTCAACCGGCTCTCGGCGACGCGCACGATGGAACGGTTCGTGCGGTTCATCGTCGACGTCGTCGAGGCCGGCAGCGCGCACGGCGGCGCCGATCAGATCGCGCCGCTCTTCCCCATCGCGCCGGGCATGGATACGGCGGAGCGCATCATCGACACGCTGCCCGGCTATCGCGGCTGCGGACCGGTGCGCATCGGCAATGACGCGGTCGTCCAGCGGCAGAACGATACCTACGGCTCCATGGTCCTGACTGCGGCGCAGATGTTCTGGGACGAGCGCCTGCCGCGCCACGGCGACATCGAGCTCTATCGACGCCTGTGCGTGGTGGGAAACGAGGCCCACAAGGCGGCGCTCACGCCCGACGCCGGCCTCTGGGAGTATCGCGAGCGGGAGGAGGTCCACACCTTTTCCGCGGCGATGTGCTGGGCCGCGCAGCACCGGCTGGGCATGATCGCGCGCCGCGTCGGCGTCGATTCGGAGTCGCGCGAATGGCTGGCCCGCGCCGGCGTGCTGCGCCAGGAGATCCTGCAGCGCGCCACCATGGCGGAAGGCTGGCTGTCCGGTGTTCTCGATCGCCAGATGGCCGATGCCGCGAGCCTGGTCCTGCCCGAGATCGGGCTGCTGCGGTCCGACGATCCGCGTTTCCATGCCACGCTCGACATGGTCGGCAAGCGGCTGGTCAGGAACGGCTTCGTCATGCGCTATGTCGAGGCCGACGATTTCGGCAAGCCGTCGAACGCCTTTCTGGTCTGCACGTTCTGGTATATCGACGCGCTGGCGAGCGCCGGACGGCGGGAGGAAGCACTCGAACTCTTCAACAACGTGCTGGGACAGCGCAACCACGTCGGGCTCCTGTCGGAGGATCTCGATCCGCATACCGGCGAGCTGTGGGGGAACTTCCCGCAGACCTACTCGCAGGTCGGATTGATCCTGTCGGCCATGCGCCTGTCGCGAAGCTGGGAGGAAGGGCTATGGCACGCCTCATAATCGTTTCCAATCGGGTGCCGATTCCGAAGTCGCGCGGCGCCTCGGCCGGCGGCCTAACCGTTGCGCTGCGCGATCTCCTGACGCCGGGAACCATGTGGTTCGGCTGGAGCGGCCGGCTGTCGTCGGATCCGTCGCCGCAGCCTTCGCTCGTCGAGGCGCGGGGGGTCACCTACGCGACCATCGATCTCAAGTCGGAGACCTATCGCGGCTACTATGTCGGCTTCGCCAACGGGGCGTTGTGGCCGCTGCTGCATTTCCGGCTTGGGCTCATGCAGTACCACCGCGAGGACTACGACGACTATCTGTCGGTCAACCAGGCCTTCGCCGAGTCGCTGGCCCAGGTGGTGCAGCCGGACGACACGGTCTGGGCGCACGACTACCATCTCGTTCCGTTCGCGCGCATGCTGCGCCAGCAGGGCTTCCGCGGGCCGCTCGGCTTCTTCCTGCACGTCCCGTTCGTGCCGCCCTCGATGCTCGAGGCGATGCCGGTCGGCCGCGAGCTGGTGGCCGACCTTTGCGCCTACGACCTCGTCGGCTTCCAGACCGAGGAGCATGCGCGCGACTTCCGCGACTGCGCGCAGCGCCTGCTCGGCGCCACCGTGAAGGGCGAGTGGGTGCGGCTGAACGGCCGCAGCATGCGCGCCTTCGCCGATCCGATCGGCATCGATGCCGAATCCTTCCACAACGACGCCGAGCGCGCGGCGAACGATCCGCTGGTCAAGCGCGTCGCCGGCAGCCTCGCCGGCCGGGCGCTCGCCATCGGCGTCGACCGCATGGACTATTCGAAGGGCCTGCCGCAGCGCTTCGAGGCCTACGGCCGGCTGTTCGAGCGCCATCCCGAGCACCGCCGCCGCGTGCACTTCCTGCAGATCTGCCCGCGCTCGCGCGAGGAGGTCGACGAGTACCGCAAGCTGAGAATCGAGCTCGACCGCCTGACCGGCCGCATCAACGGCCGCTTCTCGGAGTTCGACTGGACACCGCTGCGCTACAGCGCGCGCGCCGCGCCGCGCACCACCCTGGCCGGCCTCTACCGGATCGGGCGCATCGGGCTGGTGACGCCGCTGCGCGACGGCATGAACCTGGTCGCCAAGGAGTTCATCGCCGCGCAGGCGGACGAGGATCCGGGCGTGCTGGTGCTGTCGCAGTTCGCCGGCGCCGCCCAGGAGATGACCGAGGCGCTGATCGTCAATCCGTTCGATCCCGATGCCATTGCCGATGCCATGCATCACGCCCTGATCATGCCGGCAACCGAGCGCAAGGAGCGTCATCAGGCGCTGAGGGAGAAGGTGTTCCGCAGCACCGCGCAGGCCTATTGCACGCGCTTCATGGAGGCGCTGCTGTCGATCAAGGCCCAGTCGGTGCCGCGCGCCGTTGCCTGATCGGCGCTGTCGTGACGTAGCCGACCTCGGTTACGGTAGAGCCTCGTTCGGTCGGCCATACAGCGCTTCGAGCTCGGCAAGCCTGGTGATGATGTGGCCGCCGGCTTTTCTACCACAGCCGCGTGACGTGACGCCGTATCGATCGAAGGCTCTTTCATTTGAAATCAACGCGAGACCGTCGATCAAAGACTGGGCGATCAACATTCGATCGAACGGATCTCGATGCGGGCCATCCAGGGCGCCCGCATGTTCGGCATGGGCCATCGACAGGGCGAGCTCGCTGAATCCTTCGGCCGCTATGGCACCGGTCACGTCCCGGGCGATCGCCGCGGCATCCGGCAGCTTGCCAATCCTGAACTTCATTGCAATTTCCCAGGCCGTGACCGCACTGACGAAGATGTTGTTGTCCTCGGACTCGATCGCCGTTCGGGCTTTTCTCGTCAAAGCCCGTTCACCCGCCAACCACCAGAGGAATGCATGCGTGTCCAGCAGGAGGCGCACGTCAACGGCCTTTCCAAAGCTTCAGCTCTTCCTCCGGCAAGGGCTCGAAGAACTCGGGGCCGACCCTTATTTTGCCCTTCAGGCGGCCGAACTTGCGTTTGGGCTTTGGCGCCACCGGCACAATCTTGGCCACGGGATCCTTGCCGCGCGCGAGCACGATTTCCTCGCCGGCTTCGGCGCGAGCGACAAGCTTGGAGAGGTTCGTTTTGGCAGCATGGATCGTATAGGTCGGCATGTCCAGAAGTTAGCTAACGTTATTAGCTAATCCAAGCCACCGCGCCGGCGAGCTGCCGAGTGGCTCGGCGGGTTTGGCGTAGAAGGCGGGCGTGTCGCTGAACTGGATAACTGGCTTGAGGTGGCGCAAGCGGCCGAGCGGCCCGTCGCTCTCCATCAGGAGCCCGGCGAGCTCCTGCTCGGGGAGATCAGCGACGCCCGCACTTCCATCGACGGTGCCGAGGCTCGCGAGCCAGTGGGCTACCTGCACGAGCGACACGCGCACCAGCCACGCGCCGCCCTGCTCGATGCGGCGGGCCAAGGCGGCCATGGCGCCGAGTGCGCCGAGATAGCCCGCAATATAGTCGAGAGCCTGCACCGGCAGGTTGCGCGGCGCGGCCAGCGAGCCCTGAGTGGCGGCGAGGCCCGTCACGTTCTGCACGATCGAATCGAAGCCGCGGCGCGCCGCCCAAGGACCTTCGTGGCCATAGGCGCAGATGCTGACGCAGACGATGCCGGGCCGCAGCGCCGCCACCTGCTCGGGCGAAAAGCCGCGCGCGGCAATCGTTCCGGGGCGATAGCCCTGGGTGAAGATGTCGGCGTCGCCGATCAGGCCTTTCAAGGTCTCGACACCGGATGGCTCGCGCAGGTCGACCCAGGCGCAGCGCTTGCCGTGGCCGGTATCCATCAGGAGCTCGGTCTGATAGGGCAGGTGAGGCGCGACGATATGGAGGACGTCGGCGCCGTTCTCCGCCAGCACGCGGCCACTGGTGGGGCCGGCCAGCACCCGGGTGAGATCGAGCGCGCGCACGCCCGAGAGCGGCCGGTCGCCCCTCGACAGCGGCCGCGCCGACGCTTCGCCGATCTTCACGATGTCGATCAGCGGCAGCCTCGCGATGGCGACGCCGTGCGGGTGGGCCATCCACTCATCTCGGCTGCGGGTGAGACCGCCGACGCAGTTTCCGGCGGCGATCGCCTCCTCGAGCGCGAGGCCGTCCCATTTGGCGACGGCCGCGGCCAGGGCTTCCCTGCTGTCGGCCGCGGCGCCGGCGATCCGCAAGGCGCCGGCGCGATGGTGGGCATGATTGGTATGGATGAAGACGTGCCGGCCGTCGCGGGTTGGATAGTGGCCCGTGAGCGGATCCCACGAGACGGGTTTCTCACCGTTGCGCCGCACGTAGGTGTTGGACCGCAACGAAGCGGCCGATGCGCGGCGATCGACGCTCACCGCTTGCGGCTTGCCGGTGCGCAGCCGCCAGAGGTCGGACACGGCGAGCCCCACCGCGCCCAGCGCCGCCGCGCCCGCCTCGGCGATGCGCCAGGGCGTACGGAAGACCGGGTCGCCCCCTCCGGTGATCGTGAGCCTGTCGTCGGCCCGCCTCCGACGGCCGAGAAGGGCAAGGATGTCGTGGCTGAGCATCTCGTTCATGGGCCGGCCATGATCCGGTTCAGGAGCGCCATCAGCACATCGGGGCAGGTGATGTGCGGGTTGTGACTGGCGTCGATCTCGTAATACGTCCAGCCGGGCTCCGCTTTGGCGCGTTCGCCGAACTGGCGGAAGACATCGCCGGGGCCGTTCTTCTTGGCATAGACGTAATGCCGGGGAGGCGGCGCCTCCGGCGACTCGAGCCGGATCTTCTGCTCGAAGGTCTTGATCGGTTGCGGCCGGCGACGTGGGCTTGCCCAAGCCACGTCCTCGGGCGCGGTGTCCGGCGGCATGGGGTTGACGGGAATCCTCCAGCCATCGCCCTCGTCGGCTGCCCCTGCCCGCATGTTGGCTTCCGCCCTGGCGCCGACCAGATCGAACAGGCTTTGTCCGTCCTTGGGCGCGAAGGCGTCGAGGTAGACGACACGGGCGATGCGATGCCGCGCCTTGTCCAGAACGCCCGCCGCGACCATGCCGCCATAGGAATGGCCGATCAGGGTCACGTCCTCGAGATCCTCGAATTCCAGCGCGGACACGACGTCCTCGATATGCGTCCCGAGGTCGATGCCGGGGTGCGCCAAATGGGCGCGATGGCCCAGTCCGGTGTAGGTTGGCGAAAACAACTCATGGCCAGCGGCCCGCAGAAGCGGCCGCATTTTCTTCCATGCCCACGCCGCCGACCAGGCGCCATGTGCCAACACAATGGATGCCATGCCTTTTTCTCCTCGCACTGGCGGTCATGTGCTCTAGATGCTATTACGAAGCACTCGCAATAGCTCTGAGCCATGCCAGACCAGACCATCTTTCATAGCCGCACGATAGCATTGGGCGACGCACCCGTGGGCTTTCGCGGCTATATCGTGGCGCTAGACGCGACCGTGGCCTCGGGCGCCGGTCTGCCGGGCCCGGAGCTGGAGCGGCGCCTGCTCGAGCTCGGCTTCGTC is a genomic window containing:
- a CDS encoding FeoA family protein; this translates as MPDQTIFHSRTIALGDAPVGFRGYIVALDATVASGAGLPGPELERRLLELGFVEGAKVELLHQGLLGGDPIAVRVAASTIALRRREAMAVVASAGESVP
- a CDS encoding alpha/beta fold hydrolase, translating into MASIVLAHGAWSAAWAWKKMRPLLRAAGHELFSPTYTGLGHRAHLAHPGIDLGTHIEDVVSALEFEDLEDVTLIGHSYGGMVAAGVLDKARHRIARVVYLDAFAPKDGQSLFDLVGARAEANMRAGAADEGDGWRIPVNPMPPDTAPEDVAWASPRRRPQPIKTFEQKIRLESPEAPPPRHYVYAKKNGPGDVFRQFGERAKAEPGWTYYEIDASHNPHITCPDVLMALLNRIMAGP
- a CDS encoding type II toxin-antitoxin system prevent-host-death family antitoxin, with the protein product MPTYTIHAAKTNLSKLVARAEAGEEIVLARGKDPVAKIVPVAPKPKRKFGRLKGKIRVGPEFFEPLPEEELKLWKGR
- a CDS encoding CoA transferase; this translates as MNEMLSHDILALLGRRRRADDRLTITGGGDPVFRTPWRIAEAGAAALGAVGLAVSDLWRLRTGKPQAVSVDRRASAASLRSNTYVRRNGEKPVSWDPLTGHYPTRDGRHVFIHTNHAHHRAGALRIAGAAADSREALAAAVAKWDGLALEEAIAAGNCVGGLTRSRDEWMAHPHGVAIARLPLIDIVKIGEASARPLSRGDRPLSGVRALDLTRVLAGPTSGRVLAENGADVLHIVAPHLPYQTELLMDTGHGKRCAWVDLREPSGVETLKGLIGDADIFTQGYRPGTIAARGFSPEQVAALRPGIVCVSICAYGHEGPWAARRGFDSIVQNVTGLAATQGSLAAPRNLPVQALDYIAGYLGALGAMAALARRIEQGGAWLVRVSLVQVAHWLASLGTVDGSAGVADLPEQELAGLLMESDGPLGRLRHLKPVIQFSDTPAFYAKPAEPLGSSPARWLGLANNVS